The segment ATCCAAACTGCTCTGGGATCTACTGCCAACAAACGGGAGCGAGTCAAGATCCTGCATAAAAAGAGTGAGTCCAAAAAATTACACCCTGTTCTTTACAGGAGAATGCAACAAACTCATGATTTAAGTAGAGAGCTATCAATGTGCATATACTTTACAGACGAAAACCAGAACAGAGAACATCAAATTaagaaacataaaattaaattatacagtcctgtttgtttttaagttaaTGAAGCCAGTTTTTATAATATTTCATgtattataaaatgtgaaatgtaattTACAATGCCAAGCCGGCGGTTAACATTGCTTCATAAGAAAGCAatcaactgatactttgcagggaCATCACTCTCGAGGTGTTCTAGATGTACTCCTATGGCAGAAtgttaaacactgtcaaaaacaagacattttcagGAATCTGTGGTCAAtacaagcgttcatggtcctacTGAGGTGAGagtaactaactgaaaaactgttggttaaTGCTACTTAACGTtgactaatgttatttgagagggacttgtatAACAGCACAAATCCGCTCACCTATTGTAGTTCAAACCAAGTCAGTTCTTTccgatcagattgtgttaaaataaagctcagattaaattGTAACttgacagagcttcagacagagcagtgcttacacttagcatcacaccccagagaatgttgatgacatcggctgcaaagtatcaatagattAAAGAAATTACAGAATGTGCCTCCCTAGAGTTTGTAAATCTGTAGCTTATTTAacattatacatttattatttgtgtgtgttgtttccaGTTGAGGACCTGGTGAAGTACCTGGACCCTCAGTTCACGGATCACATCTCGCTCCCAGACACCATGAAGCTGGAGTTTATCCTCGCAGGTCAGACCCAAACTCTGAACAGATTTGAACATATtatacatattattttatttatatagtttatagtttatatagTTATATAGTGATAAGCATTAAAAATAATTGATCAAGCAGTGAAAGGATAGACAACTAGTTCAAACTAAAGTAATCAGTTTAGACTAGTGGCtcttaaacttttcacaccaagtaccaccaaagaaaagatttggctttccaagtaccaccagaactaaaccaggtctataaaaggactattctaggtctaatctaggactaaaccaggtctaaaagtggagtTTTTAGACCTCCTGAAACATAAGTTTCACTAGctctaaacaagaaatgattCAAAGGAGGGCGGAACGGTAGCTAAAATGAGCTCCGAATGAGACAAAGCCAAAAACTGAAGAGCTGTACCACCTAAAGGAGCTTACAGACCACAGTTTGAGGAACACTTGTTGTAGAACAacgttttgtttattttctttgttgtttCCCAGAGGAGGAGTTTTTGACATCCCAGGCAGCGTTACTGGAGCAGGTGAACTCTCTCCAGCCCCTGCTGGACAGTACCTACATCAGAGGTATCTTCCACTTAATATTAGTATTTTttacagattattattattgttattatctaGTTCAAGAAAGATTTATAAAGCTGATTTCACTTTTTTGAGCGTGGTTCCCATTGAAAACacatcttcagttttatttaattcataACAGTGTTATGGGGGTTAAAAATATAAGGTTTGGTCAGAGCTCTTTTGAAACCTGGCAGCCCTCATGCACATATATGATGGTATTCCTTTTAAACTGCAGAAAATAACAATGGATTATTTTGTTAGCTTGCTGGTTGCTAAAACATCACTGTTACCAGCAATGAGTTTTCAATAACGCACGTGTTCAGAAGATGCAAAtgactttatttttagttcttaaaggcaatataaaaatacaaaagcgtACATGGATAGTGAACGAACTGCGATCTGGCATCAAGAAAATCATCATATTTTTGCCATATCGCCCACAGCTGACCATAAGTACTTTCTTGTTTGCAGACGTTCCAGAGCACGCCGCAAAGCTTCAGCGTCTGTCCCAGCTCCACATTAAACAACAGGTGCCTCTTAACATCCATGTTTGAATAAAGTCGATGTTTAGGAACCATTTTAACTGAGTGTGCTTTATGGACAGGACCAAAGTGATGCTCAGGCCATGGAGGTCAAGAAACTCTTTGACGAATACAACAAAATGGTACtgactttgtgtttttgtgttcaaACATCTGACAGACTGTATTTTTACCATGAAGGGGTTTAAGCAGGAATGGATATTTAATTCATGTACTATTGTGTAGTAACTTAGTATATTCATCTTTGAGTTACAAGGTTGATACTTGGGTTGAACTAGAGGGTAAGTTTTCTGGAGCAACTGCCAccaattgagtaaaaaataattaatttagtgattaaagatgcactatataacatcactgtcacctgcttgtctccgtggagatcaTTGCTATAGCACCTATAACCAAGAAACTACCCAAAGGAAGGCCAAAAAGTGGGTACATTTGACTCTAAAGATATTAAAACTGTAAAGGACCTCGTTTACCACCAGTGATacacgtaccacagtttgagaaacactgttctaggcaaagcagtaagatcgccatggagacaagcaggtagtgcccttataccagaaaagttacatagcgcgcctttaaaacaaatacaatgtaGATTTTATTGCCCTCATTTGGGCCCCTAAACCGCACTTTCATTGTGGTTGCACTTCTGGTTAATTGGGAATCCCATTTGTTCCAatagagaatttgggaaaagctgaaatctgatataaagtcgTGTTGATTTCTGTAAAATGTTTAGTGTTAACGTGTTGGTCACATGAAGACTGAACTGATTCTACGGAGAACGGCTCTGTAGACCATATACAACTTATTTACTGTTACGATCAGCCCCATGCAACATAATACGACCGCAGTGACGACGGCGGTGCTCACAGCAATGACATCACGTTGGGGGGCTTCtatatgtatgtctatggctcATGAGTTGACTTGACGACACAATGCAAACATTAGTAAACACAGGCTAAAAAAGTTGATCAATTCGAGCGTTCATGATCCTGCttaaatatttagattttcaaTAAACAGGTAGTTCAGTTCTTTCCAGTGAGGTTGTGTTAAAACAacgctcagattaaagtttaaaacagcttcagacagagcaaagCCTCCATTTAGCCTCACTCCCCAAATGAATGTTCATGACGTCAGCTGCAAGTATCAATAGCTGATTTTATGTGATTGATTTTGTGCTTTTCAGATGTTTCTGCTGTCAAAACAGTTCACTCAGTGGGACGAGACGCTCCGAACGCTGGAGGAAGCCAAAGGAATCAAACCAGTGGAGTGACGCCCCAAAACACAACGCCCCCATGTGGCTGATAGGAGCTCACTACAACTCTGCCATTCACTGTATTATTAAGTTTTGgatttgtttatatattatGTCTAGATTATTTCAAATTCATCTTATCTGGTTTCTGTCTGCTACATACATGCAAACTAGCTACAAGTACCCACTCATTCAATCCTTTTGtatattatttaaacatttaaattaaactcTATAAATCATTCACTTCCTCTGCAGTCTCTtacttaaagggccatattacactgttaggataatgttgtttcctcatcaaaacagacctggagttgttttgtttcattcacatgtttaacacacaaactctcaaacagaaaacactctgttccactttgtgatgtcatgtggtaatacttgTCCCGCAGGTATAATAGATACAATAAAGTACTGAACTGCGTAGTATTGTTTTTAACCATCATTCAACCAGCAAAGCGGCTATTATTTAACGTACATCAGACAGGTGATAAGTATTTGTATGAAGAACTGATGTTGTAATGATCCTGGTCATTAAGGAACTCTACACACCCTGAACAAATACACAGCTCCTCAAATATGTGCCATgataataatgcataataaaatCCACACAGAGATTGCCAAGCACTCTATAAACAGCAACTGACACTTTAGTCATTTTGCACGCAACATTATATTTTAGTTATTCTCACAGTGGTTGAGCTCAACATAGGGGTTTATTTATAACTTTATTATAACTTAATTTTGCCTACATAGTGTCTTTTATAACAGTTTTTACCACCAAATCAGAagtggaaaaacacatttaaacggCTATTAATTACTGTTTACTCTAACCCTGAGTGTGCACGCTTTGATAATGGAAAAAGTGTCCAATCCTGACCCAAAGATAAGTGTCTGTGCGTAACGACGCTCCGGCGCGGCCCCTCCTGCGTCACTGAACCGGAAGTGCCGCCGCTGTGGACCTGCCCGGcggacagaggagcacagagcagCTCCGGAGCTCCACGGCCCGCTACAGCATGGACCGAGCGGCCGTGGTGAAGGTAGGGGCCGCGGCCAGTGCCAGTGTGTGCGCGCTGTTCGGAGGAGTGGTCCTGGCGCAGTACATCGTGGCCAAAAAGAAGCGAGCGGGAAAGAAGACGCGTATCATCGAGATGGTGAGTGAAAACGAACCACTGCGTCATTACGTACGCACAGACCCGGAAGTGGGCAGAATAAAAGCACGGACAAAAAGAAGGACAAGAGTTTCAGAAAGTCAACCTCTTTGGCAACAACAGAATAGTTTAACAATTCTAATTTATTCACAATACCCATAATGTGAAGTGATtataattacatgtgttttggaGTCCTGGGGAAGTCTGGAAGAATGAACCTgcacttcatcatcatcatcattatataAAATCAAAGGCACATTTCAGCATTTGGTCACACAATTTAGTCTTCAAACTATAAAACTGCTCGTCTGGTTAGAACATGTGAGATTTTTCCTTCTCCACAGAGTGATggaaatgcagaacaaacagtgaaacaaatataaagctgtttttaatcctgtaTTACAtctttacactataatttaaatacaactcaatgtaaaagtattcagagtattcagaacacagtatgCTGATTAGACCATG is part of the Periophthalmus magnuspinnatus isolate fPerMag1 chromosome 16, fPerMag1.2.pri, whole genome shotgun sequence genome and harbors:
- the dctn3 gene encoding dynactin subunit 3; protein product: MDTNDLDTRLQALESRVYGDRKSKSGKPVKCAESISRIQTALGSTANKRERVKILHKKIEDLVKYLDPQFTDHISLPDTMKLEFILAEEEFLTSQAALLEQVNSLQPLLDSTYIRDVPEHAAKLQRLSQLHIKQQDQSDAQAMEVKKLFDEYNKMMFLLSKQFTQWDETLRTLEEAKGIKPVE